A genomic segment from Drosophila willistoni isolate 14030-0811.24 chromosome 2L unlocalized genomic scaffold, UCI_dwil_1.1 Seg168, whole genome shotgun sequence encodes:
- the LOC26530150 gene encoding uncharacterized protein LOC26530150, translating into MHFLCRKCSTEDLQKSVIYVGLADLMLELLRFYLFQWATESQCETSLTWLAISVTLTLVAQILTDLILVIGASKERSTCVLAYLILIPTLFVVTFTLAGVIIARYFQCLNFYIYFGIPLHIATPAFWFLAYTYYKELKERDVFGTSPA; encoded by the exons ATGCATTTTTTGTGCCGTAAATGCTCAACTGAAGATTTACAAAAATCTGTCATATATGTGGGCTTGGCCGATCTAATGCTCGAGTTATTACGTTTCTATTTATTTCAATGGGCCACCGAGTCACAGTGCg aaacATCTTTGACCTGGCTAGCCATAAGCGTAACCCTAACACTTGTCGCACAAATATTGACTGATTTAATTCTAGTTATTGGCGCTAGCaaa GAGCGTTCAACTTGTGTTTTGGCTTATCTAATTTTGATACCCACATTGTTCGTAGTAACATTCACCTTGGCCGGTGTCATAATAGCCAGGTACTTTCAATGccttaatttttatatatattttggcaTACCTTTGCATA TTGCCACCCCTGCCTTTTGGTTTCTTGCTTATACCTATTATAAAGAATTGAAGGAGCGAGATGTATTTGGTACTTCACCAGCTTGA